One stretch of Gouania willdenowi chromosome 16, fGouWil2.1, whole genome shotgun sequence DNA includes these proteins:
- the LOC114477882 gene encoding hepcidin-like, whose amino-acid sequence MKTLSVFVAVAIVLTVMCSQQSSAVPVLQGEELEETIFLEIPDAVMDETVMDSMKTLSNNRQKRAAKCQFCCKNGHCGFCCDF is encoded by the exons ATGAAGACTTTGAGTGTGTTTGTTGCAGTGGCCATCGTGCTCACAGTGATGTGCAGCCAGCAGAGCTCTGCTGTCCCAGTCCTTCAG GGTGAAGAACTGGAGGAGACCATCTTTTTAGAGATTCCAGATGCTGTCATGGATGAGACTGTGATGGACTCCATGAAG ACGCTCTCTAACAACAGACAGAAGCGTGCAGCCAAGTGTCAGTTCTGCTGCAAAAATGGACATTGTGGATTCTGCTGCGATTTCTGA